One window from the genome of Cyclobacterium amurskyense encodes:
- the rplR gene encoding 50S ribosomal protein L18, which yields MAFKKKTRRLRIKRGIRRKISGTDARPRLSVFKSNTGIYAQLIDDLKGQTLAAASSKELGAIKNVNVSVSKEVGKKLAEKAVSNGVNEVVFDRSGYLYHGNVKALAEGAREGGLKF from the coding sequence ATGGCTTTCAAGAAAAAAACTAGAAGACTGAGAATAAAGAGAGGTATCCGAAGGAAAATTTCAGGTACTGATGCTAGGCCAAGACTTTCTGTATTTAAAAGTAATACAGGAATATATGCACAATTGATTGACGATTTAAAAGGTCAAACTCTTGCAGCAGCTTCATCCAAAGAACTGGGTGCTATTAAAAATGTGAATGTATCTGTTTCAAAAGAAGTTGGAAAAAAATTAGCTGAAAAAGCTGTTTCTAACGGAGTGAATGAAGTTGTTTTCGACAGAAGTGGATATCTTTATCATGGTAATGTAAAAGCTTTGGCAGAAGGTGCCAGAGAAGGAGGCCTTAAATTTTAA
- the rpsE gene encoding 30S ribosomal protein S5: MSQVSKRPIRATDTELTEKVVAINRVAKVVKGGRRFSFSAIVVVGDGNGVVGYGLGKANEVTDAITKGIEDAKKNLIKVPLLKGTIPHEQLGKYGGGLVLIKPAAPGTGVLAGGSMRAVLESAGYTDILAKSKGSSNPHNVVKATIEALLKLRDAIAVSQQRRIKIAKVFNG; the protein is encoded by the coding sequence ATGTCCCAAGTAAGTAAAAGACCCATCAGGGCTACAGATACAGAATTAACCGAAAAAGTTGTTGCCATTAATCGTGTAGCAAAGGTTGTTAAAGGTGGACGAAGATTCTCCTTCTCAGCAATCGTTGTGGTTGGTGATGGTAATGGTGTAGTTGGTTATGGCTTAGGTAAAGCCAATGAGGTTACCGATGCGATTACCAAAGGTATAGAAGACGCTAAGAAAAATTTGATTAAAGTTCCATTGCTTAAAGGTACTATCCCTCACGAGCAATTAGGTAAATATGGTGGTGGTTTGGTTTTAATTAAACCTGCTGCACCTGGTACTGGAGTTTTGGCTGGTGGTTCTATGCGTGCTGTTTTAGAAAGTGCTGGATATACAGATATTCTTGCCAAATCAAAAGGTTCTTCTAATCCACATAACGTGGTTAAAGCGACTATAGAAGCGCTTTTAAAATTGAGAGATGCTATCGCTGTTTCTCAACAGAGAAGGATTAAAATTGCTAAAGTTTTTAACGGTTAA
- the rpmD gene encoding 50S ribosomal protein L30, translated as MAKIKITQIRSIINRPKSQKATIAALGLGKINRTVEKDDSPQLQGMIQKISHLVKVQEV; from the coding sequence ATGGCAAAAATAAAAATCACTCAGATAAGGAGTATAATTAATAGACCCAAATCTCAAAAAGCTACTATCGCTGCTTTGGGACTAGGTAAGATCAACCGAACAGTGGAAAAGGATGACAGCCCACAGTTACAAGGTATGATCCAAAAAATAAGCCATCTAGTTAAGGTACAGGAAGTTTAA
- the rplO gene encoding 50S ribosomal protein L15, with amino-acid sequence MKLHTLKPAEGSIKTRKRIGRGQGSGRGGTSTKGHKGAKSRSGYKTKLGFEGGQMPLQRRVPKFGFTNHNRVAYQSVNLDIIQELASKLNTDSIDFDVLHQNGLVSKKDLVKVLGRGELTSKLNVSAHSFSASAIAAIEKVGGSVNKI; translated from the coding sequence ATGAAATTACATACATTAAAACCAGCGGAAGGCTCCATAAAAACCAGAAAAAGGATCGGTAGAGGTCAAGGTTCTGGTAGAGGAGGTACATCCACTAAAGGGCACAAAGGTGCGAAATCCAGGTCTGGTTATAAAACCAAACTAGGTTTTGAAGGTGGTCAAATGCCTCTTCAACGTAGGGTACCAAAATTTGGATTTACTAATCACAATAGGGTAGCCTATCAATCCGTAAACCTTGATATTATTCAGGAGTTGGCGAGTAAGCTTAACACGGACAGTATAGATTTCGATGTTTTACATCAAAATGGGTTAGTTTCCAAAAAAGATCTTGTAAAAGTCCTAGGAAGAGGCGAACTTACTTCCAAATTAAACGTAAGCGCCCACAGTTTCTCTGCTAGTGCCATAGCGGCGATTGAAAAAGTTGGAGGATCTGTAAATAAGATTTAA
- the secY gene encoding preprotein translocase subunit SecY, whose amino-acid sequence MKKFITTVKNIFSIEDLRIRILNTIGLLIVFRIGSFVVLPGVDPSRLGEAASGIFGLIDTFLGGSFSRASIFGLGIMPYISASIVLQLLTVGVPYFQKLQKDGESGRKRINQITRVLTILITLAQGIGYITATIPDEAIVIDKTLFLTSALVLLTAGTMFCMWIGEKITEKGIGNGISMLIMIGIISALPGAIISESLSKGGGGILLLLLEAVILFFVVVGVVALTEAVRRIPVQYAKQVVGGKVYGGQRQYIPIKVNASGVMPIIFAQSLMFLPALIAQIWADSSDIASYIGTTFSDFTSWQYNLVFALMIILFTFFYTAITVNPEQIAEDMKRNGGFVPGIKPGGPTGDFIDNIISRITLPGSILLALVAIMPAFAIIAGVSSEFAQFYGGTSLLIMVGVILDTLRQIESYLLMRHYEGMMKSGNMKNDPSSYAVA is encoded by the coding sequence ATGAAAAAGTTTATTACAACAGTAAAGAACATCTTTTCGATTGAGGATTTAAGAATCAGAATCTTGAATACAATTGGTTTGCTAATTGTTTTCAGAATAGGATCCTTTGTCGTCCTACCAGGTGTTGATCCAAGTCGCCTTGGAGAGGCAGCTTCTGGTATATTCGGATTGATTGATACCTTCTTAGGTGGTTCTTTCAGTAGGGCGTCCATTTTTGGCTTGGGTATTATGCCCTATATTTCTGCTTCAATTGTACTTCAATTGTTGACTGTTGGCGTACCCTATTTTCAAAAATTACAAAAGGATGGAGAATCTGGCAGGAAAAGAATCAATCAAATTACGAGGGTTCTTACCATTTTGATAACCCTGGCACAAGGTATTGGTTATATTACAGCCACTATCCCCGATGAAGCCATTGTTATCGATAAAACGCTATTTTTAACGTCTGCTCTTGTTCTATTGACAGCCGGAACTATGTTCTGTATGTGGATAGGTGAGAAAATTACTGAAAAAGGTATCGGGAATGGTATTTCCATGTTGATCATGATAGGTATCATCTCTGCATTGCCTGGCGCCATAATCTCTGAAAGTTTATCTAAAGGAGGCGGAGGTATCTTGTTGCTTCTTCTTGAAGCCGTTATCCTCTTCTTTGTAGTAGTTGGAGTTGTAGCCCTTACAGAAGCAGTAAGAAGAATCCCTGTTCAATATGCCAAGCAAGTAGTTGGTGGCAAAGTTTACGGTGGTCAGAGACAATACATTCCTATTAAGGTGAATGCCTCTGGAGTTATGCCCATTATCTTTGCTCAATCATTGATGTTTTTACCAGCATTGATTGCTCAAATTTGGGCTGACAGCAGCGACATTGCCTCTTATATTGGAACTACATTTAGTGATTTCACATCTTGGCAATACAATCTTGTCTTTGCATTGATGATCATTCTTTTCACTTTCTTTTACACTGCTATTACGGTTAACCCCGAGCAAATTGCAGAAGACATGAAAAGGAATGGTGGCTTTGTACCGGGGATTAAACCCGGAGGACCAACTGGTGATTTCATTGATAATATCATATCAAGAATAACTTTACCTGGTTCTATACTATTGGCTTTGGTAGCCATCATGCCAGCCTTTGCAATTATTGCAGGAGTTAGTAGTGAGTTTGCCCAGTTTTATGGAGGGACTTCTCTATTGATTATGGTAGGCGTAATTTTGGATACATTGAGACAGATAGAAAGTTACCTGTTGATGAGACATTATGAAGGTATGATGAAGAGTGGGAACATGAAAAATGACCCATCAAGTTATGCTGTAGCTTAA
- the map gene encoding type I methionyl aminopeptidase: MIQFKTAEEIEIIKDSALILGKAHGEVAKHVKEGVKTSFLDKIAEEFIRDNKAIPSFKGYNGFPASLCISVNEVVVHGFPSQYQLKDGDIISIDCGVFHQGFHSDSAYTYPVGEVSPKTIALLKATKESLYLGIEKAVLGNRVGDIGNAIQKFVEAKGYTVVRELVGHGVGKQLHESPEVPNWGKRGSGAKLKEGMVIAIEPMVNLGTRNVVQERDGWTIRTADRKPSAHYEHTVAILEDKTEILTTHRFIEENFKF; the protein is encoded by the coding sequence ATGATACAGTTTAAGACTGCAGAAGAAATTGAAATAATAAAAGATAGTGCGCTGATTTTAGGAAAGGCGCATGGCGAAGTAGCCAAACATGTGAAAGAAGGGGTAAAGACCTCTTTTTTAGATAAAATTGCTGAAGAATTTATCCGGGATAATAAAGCCATTCCATCTTTTAAAGGGTATAATGGTTTCCCGGCATCTCTGTGTATTTCCGTGAATGAAGTTGTAGTTCATGGATTTCCCAGTCAATATCAATTGAAAGATGGCGATATAATCTCAATAGATTGTGGAGTCTTTCACCAAGGTTTTCATAGCGATTCCGCTTATACTTACCCTGTTGGTGAAGTTTCTCCCAAGACGATTGCACTTTTAAAAGCTACAAAGGAATCCCTTTATTTAGGGATAGAAAAAGCGGTTTTAGGTAACCGTGTTGGTGATATCGGCAATGCAATACAAAAATTTGTAGAAGCAAAAGGATACACTGTTGTTAGAGAATTAGTTGGCCATGGAGTTGGAAAACAACTTCACGAATCTCCAGAAGTTCCCAATTGGGGAAAAAGAGGAAGTGGTGCCAAACTAAAAGAAGGGATGGTTATAGCCATAGAACCAATGGTTAACCTAGGTACTCGAAATGTTGTTCAAGAAAGGGATGGTTGGACAATCAGGACTGCTGATCGTAAACCTTCTGCCCATTATGAACATACGGTTGCCATATTAGAGGATAAAACCGAAATCTTGACAACACATCGTTTTATAGAAGAGAATTTTAAATTTTAA
- the infA gene encoding translation initiation factor IF-1, whose product MAKQASIEQDGTIVEALSNAMFKVELENGHQLIAHISGKMRMNYIKILPGDKVKLEMSPYDLTKGRIVYRYK is encoded by the coding sequence ATGGCTAAACAAGCATCTATTGAGCAGGACGGTACCATCGTCGAAGCATTGTCCAACGCAATGTTTAAGGTGGAACTTGAAAATGGTCACCAATTGATTGCACACATTTCCGGTAAGATGCGAATGAATTACATTAAAATTTTACCAGGAGATAAGGTTAAATTAGAAATGTCTCCTTATGATCTTACCAAAGGAAGAATTGTCTACCGTTACAAGTAA
- the rpmJ gene encoding 50S ribosomal protein L36, which translates to MKVKASIKKRSVDCKVIRRKGKLYVINKKNPKFKQRQG; encoded by the coding sequence ATGAAAGTTAAAGCATCTATTAAAAAAAGAAGTGTTGACTGCAAAGTGATCCGGAGAAAGGGAAAGCTTTATGTCATCAACAAAAAGAATCCGAAGTTTAAACAAAGACAAGGTTAA
- the rpsM gene encoding 30S ribosomal protein S13 — protein MARIAGVDIPDNKRGEIGLTYIFGIGRSTARAILNKAGISLDKKAGEWDDDESTAIRNIIAEEYKTEGVLKSEVQLSIKRLMDIGCYRGLRHRKGLPVRGQKTKNNARTRKGKRKTVANKKKATK, from the coding sequence ATGGCTAGAATTGCAGGTGTCGATATACCGGACAATAAACGTGGTGAAATAGGCCTTACCTATATTTTTGGTATCGGCAGGAGTACGGCTAGAGCCATACTAAATAAGGCAGGTATTTCTTTAGACAAGAAAGCCGGAGAGTGGGATGATGATGAGTCAACCGCCATCAGGAACATCATTGCTGAGGAATACAAGACGGAAGGTGTACTTAAATCTGAAGTACAGTTGAGTATCAAAAGGCTGATGGATATTGGTTGTTATAGAGGTTTGAGACATAGAAAGGGTCTTCCCGTTCGTGGTCAAAAAACCAAAAACAACGCCAGAACCAGAAAAGGTAAGAGAAAAACTGTTGCCAACAAGAAGAAAGCGACTAAATAA
- the rpsK gene encoding 30S ribosomal protein S11, whose protein sequence is MAQKRNEKTKAKKRVVKVEAVGQAHIKASFNNIIISITNNSGQVISWASAGKMGFRGSKKNTPYAAQMAAQNCGQVAYDLGLRKIEVFVKGPGAGRESAIRTLQNVGLDVTTITDVTPLPHNGCRPPKRRRV, encoded by the coding sequence ATGGCTCAGAAAAGAAACGAAAAGACAAAGGCTAAGAAGCGGGTTGTTAAAGTAGAAGCTGTGGGACAGGCCCATATCAAAGCTTCTTTTAATAACATCATTATATCCATTACCAATAATTCAGGACAAGTTATTTCCTGGGCTTCTGCTGGTAAAATGGGCTTTAGGGGTTCCAAAAAGAATACTCCTTATGCTGCTCAAATGGCTGCTCAAAACTGTGGGCAGGTTGCGTATGACCTCGGTCTTAGAAAGATTGAAGTATTTGTAAAAGGTCCTGGTGCTGGTAGAGAATCTGCCATCAGAACCTTACAAAATGTTGGGCTGGATGTGACGACCATTACTGATGTTACCCCATTACCTCATAACGGTTGTCGTCCTCCAAAACGCAGAAGAGTTTAA
- the rpsD gene encoding 30S ribosomal protein S4 produces the protein MARYRGPKAKIARKFGEPIEGQSKVLQKKNYPPGMHGRGRRKKQSEFAIQLMEKQKAKYIYGVLERQFAKMFDHASRKKGVTGENLLQLLEGRLDNSVYRLGIAPTRRGARQLVSHKHILVNGTVVNIPSFQLKPGDVIAVREKSKSLEAITESLRGKGTTRYSWLEWDNGSLSGKFVNVPIREDIPENIKEQLIVELYSK, from the coding sequence ATGGCTAGATATAGAGGTCCAAAAGCAAAAATTGCCAGGAAATTTGGCGAGCCCATAGAAGGGCAAAGCAAAGTGCTTCAGAAGAAAAATTATCCTCCAGGAATGCATGGCAGAGGTAGACGCAAAAAGCAGTCTGAATTTGCTATTCAATTGATGGAGAAACAAAAGGCCAAATACATCTACGGTGTATTGGAAAGACAATTTGCTAAAATGTTTGATCATGCCTCCAGGAAAAAAGGAGTGACAGGTGAAAACCTATTGCAATTGTTGGAAGGTCGTTTGGATAACTCGGTTTACAGACTGGGTATTGCACCAACGAGAAGAGGAGCACGCCAATTGGTTTCTCACAAACATATACTTGTTAATGGAACTGTAGTGAATATCCCTTCATTTCAGTTGAAGCCAGGTGATGTGATTGCTGTGAGAGAGAAATCAAAATCATTGGAGGCTATTACAGAAAGTCTTAGAGGCAAAGGAACAACCAGATACAGTTGGTTGGAATGGGACAATGGATCCCTGAGTGGTAAGTTTGTAAATGTTCCAATTAGAGAAGATATTCCTGAGAACATAAAAGAACAACTTATCGTAGAATTGTACTCTAAGTAA
- a CDS encoding DNA-directed RNA polymerase subunit alpha codes for MSILAFQMPEKVVMEKADDFHGLFTFKPLEKGYGVTIGNALRRILLSSLEGYAITAVKLPGVVHEFSSIEGVVEDVTDIILNLKQVRFKKIHDAIDNKITVEVKNQDVFTAGDIAKYTTSFEVLNPDLVICHLDNSKSLEIELSVDKGRGYLPAEESKPKEQIYGTISVDAVFTPIKNVKYRIENTRVEQKTDYEQLIMEVSTDGSIHPEKALQESAKILIQHFMLFSDQTMVIDAPGSGAIEPIDEEYLHMRKLLKTSLSDLDLSVRAYNCLKAADVKSLGDLAKLEISDMMKFRNFGKKSLAELEQLIQEKGLTFGMDLSKYKLDEE; via the coding sequence ATGTCCATATTAGCATTTCAAATGCCAGAGAAAGTGGTAATGGAAAAAGCAGACGATTTCCACGGACTGTTTACCTTTAAGCCACTTGAAAAAGGGTACGGGGTTACCATCGGAAATGCCCTCAGAAGGATTCTTTTGTCTTCACTGGAAGGTTATGCTATTACTGCCGTAAAATTACCCGGTGTAGTGCATGAGTTTTCTAGTATTGAGGGAGTGGTTGAAGACGTTACAGATATTATCCTTAACCTAAAACAGGTCAGGTTCAAAAAAATCCATGATGCCATTGATAATAAAATTACAGTGGAAGTTAAAAATCAGGATGTTTTTACCGCAGGAGATATTGCCAAATACACTACCTCTTTTGAAGTTTTGAATCCTGATTTGGTCATATGTCATTTGGATAATTCAAAAAGCCTAGAAATTGAACTTTCTGTTGATAAAGGTAGGGGATATCTTCCTGCAGAAGAATCCAAACCTAAGGAACAGATTTACGGTACGATCTCGGTTGATGCTGTTTTTACACCTATCAAAAATGTAAAATACAGAATTGAAAATACCAGGGTGGAGCAAAAGACTGATTATGAGCAATTAATCATGGAGGTCAGCACTGACGGGTCTATACATCCCGAAAAAGCCTTGCAAGAATCTGCTAAGATCTTGATTCAACACTTTATGTTGTTTTCAGATCAGACTATGGTTATCGACGCGCCAGGAAGTGGTGCTATAGAGCCTATAGATGAAGAGTATCTGCACATGAGAAAATTACTTAAGACATCCTTGAGTGATTTAGATCTTTCTGTCAGAGCTTACAATTGTCTGAAAGCCGCCGATGTTAAGAGTCTAGGAGACCTTGCCAAACTTGAAATTTCTGATATGATGAAATTTAGAAACTTTGGTAAGAAGTCTTTGGCAGAATTGGAACAACTTATCCAGGAAAAAGGCCTGACCTTCGGTATGGATCTGTCTAAGTATAAACTTGATGAAGAATAA
- the rplQ gene encoding 50S ribosomal protein L17: MRHGKKFNHLGRTASHRKAMLSNMAKSLLEHKRISTTLAKAKELRKYIEPLITKAKDDTTHNRRITFSYLRNKEAIKLLFGEVIEKVGSRPGGYTRIIKTGFRLGDNAEMCIIELVDFNELMLKEEKPVKKASRRSRRGSGKASSEESATSAEVVEENNESAETEKAPEASSDDKAENKDEDKKAE; the protein is encoded by the coding sequence ATGAGACACGGTAAGAAATTTAACCATTTGGGTAGAACCGCCTCACATAGAAAGGCCATGCTTTCGAATATGGCCAAGTCTCTTTTGGAACACAAGCGGATCAGCACCACCCTTGCCAAAGCCAAAGAGTTGAGGAAATATATCGAACCTTTGATTACAAAGGCCAAGGATGATACTACCCACAATAGAAGGATAACTTTTAGTTACCTTAGAAATAAAGAAGCTATTAAACTTCTTTTTGGAGAAGTAATAGAAAAAGTAGGAAGCCGTCCAGGTGGATATACAAGAATTATTAAAACTGGTTTTAGATTAGGTGATAACGCTGAAATGTGTATCATTGAATTGGTTGACTTCAATGAATTGATGTTGAAAGAAGAAAAACCAGTTAAAAAGGCAAGTAGAAGAAGTAGAAGAGGTTCTGGAAAGGCTTCTAGTGAAGAAAGTGCTACTTCTGCTGAAGTTGTTGAAGAAAATAATGAAAGTGCTGAAACAGAAAAAGCACCTGAAGCTTCTTCCGATGACAAGGCTGAAAATAAGGATGAAGATAAAAAAGCAGAATAA
- the carA gene encoding glutamine-hydrolyzing carbamoyl-phosphate synthase small subunit produces the protein MKKKKAILLLADGTVFTGNLVGSHGTNGGEICFNTGMTGYQEIYTDPSYTGQIIVNTTPHIGNYGVVDEEQESDFPLIAGIVVNDFSDVYSRLDAKSSLQEYLEGHNITGISDIDTRKLVRHIRSSGAMNAIISSEFEDIESLKIELEKVPDMNGLELSSTVSTKSPYFIGNPDASIKVACVDYGIKRNILKCLTERGVYCQVFPAKTSLQEMEKWNPDAYFLSNGPGDPAVMNYAVETTKEILDLGKPLFGICLGHQILARACGVGTYKMHHGHRGLNHPIKNILTGRSEITSQNHGFVVNKEDIDKNSELEITHYHLNDGTVAGIKLTNKPAFSVQYHPESSPGPHDSRYLFDQFISQIQK, from the coding sequence ATGAAAAAGAAAAAAGCAATACTTCTTTTAGCTGATGGCACAGTATTTACCGGAAACCTTGTTGGAAGCCATGGTACCAACGGAGGCGAAATCTGTTTTAATACAGGGATGACAGGCTATCAGGAGATTTATACCGACCCCTCCTATACAGGGCAAATTATCGTAAATACTACGCCTCATATAGGTAATTATGGGGTAGTAGATGAAGAACAAGAATCAGATTTCCCCTTGATTGCAGGCATTGTTGTAAATGATTTTTCTGATGTTTACAGTAGACTTGATGCAAAGTCTTCCCTGCAAGAATACCTTGAAGGGCATAACATCACCGGGATTTCCGATATTGATACGCGTAAATTGGTTAGACATATTAGGTCTAGTGGTGCAATGAATGCCATTATTAGCTCTGAATTTGAAGACATCGAAAGTCTTAAAATTGAGTTGGAAAAAGTTCCTGACATGAATGGACTTGAATTGTCCTCTACCGTGTCTACCAAAAGCCCCTATTTCATAGGGAATCCTGATGCGTCAATTAAAGTGGCTTGTGTGGATTATGGTATCAAAAGGAATATATTGAAATGCCTTACAGAGAGAGGTGTTTATTGCCAAGTTTTCCCAGCTAAGACCAGTCTTCAAGAAATGGAAAAGTGGAATCCCGATGCTTATTTCCTTTCCAACGGACCTGGTGATCCGGCGGTGATGAACTACGCAGTGGAAACAACTAAGGAGATTCTCGACTTAGGTAAACCTCTTTTTGGTATTTGTTTGGGACATCAAATTTTAGCAAGAGCTTGCGGAGTTGGTACCTATAAAATGCACCATGGACATAGGGGACTAAACCATCCGATTAAAAATATATTAACGGGTAGAAGTGAGATAACCTCTCAAAACCACGGTTTCGTTGTCAATAAGGAGGATATTGATAAAAATAGTGAGCTAGAAATCACCCATTATCACTTAAACGATGGGACTGTTGCCGGTATCAAACTTACCAATAAACCAGCGTTTTCTGTTCAGTATCACCCTGAAAGTTCTCCAGGTCCTCACGATTCCAGGTATTTATTCGACCAATTTATTTCACAAATTCAGAAATAG